A single window of Arvicola amphibius chromosome 15, mArvAmp1.2, whole genome shotgun sequence DNA harbors:
- the Ier2 gene encoding immediate early response gene 2 protein produces MEVQKEAQRIMTLSVWKMYHSRMQRGGLRLHRSLQLSLVMRSARELYLSAKVEPHQPEFPPPGRTLDPRLHPTREAEAPVRAAPPDAEQPPEPMDTQEEALRVQETPALCDPSPARVSRKRRSSSDLSDGGDVGLVPSKKARLEEEVEREETSEVADRLQLPPAQTEGAFPNLARVLQRRFSSLLNCGPAVPVPAAPACEAKPACRPADNMLSVLVRAVVAF; encoded by the coding sequence ATGGAAGTGCAGAAAGAAGCGCAACGCATCATGACCCTGTCGGTGTGGAAGATGTACCACTCCCGCATGCAGCGAGGTGGCTTGCGTCTCCACCGGAGCCTACAGCTGTCCCTCGTCATGCGCAGCGCTCGGGAGCTCTACCTCTCAGCCAAGGTAGAACCCCACCAACCCGagttcccgccacccggccggaCTCTTGACCCTCGCCTGCACCCAACGCGGGAAGCCGAAGCCCCAGTGAGAGCGGCGCCCCCCGACGCCGAGCAGCCCCCGGAGCCCATGGACACGCAAGAGGAGGCGCTGCGAGTCCAGGAGACCCCTGCGCTGTGTGACCCGTCCCCCGCCAGAGTCAGCCGCAAGCGCCGGAGCAGCAGCGACCTGAGCGACGGCGGTGACGTTGGACTGGTACCAAGCAAGAAGGCCCGTCTAGAAgaagaggtagagagggaggagacGTCGGAGGTCGCCGATCGCCTGCAGCTTCCTCCCGCACAAACCGAAGGTGCCTTCCCTAATCTCGCCCGCGTCCTCCAAAGGCGCTTCTCCAGTCTCCTGAACTGTGGGCCCGCCGTGCCCGTGCCGGCGGCCCCCGCCTGCGAGGCCAAGCCAGCCTGCCGCCCGGCCGACAACATGCTCAGCGTGCTGGTGCGAGCCGTAGTCGCCTTCTGA